A region from the Patescibacteria group bacterium genome encodes:
- a CDS encoding PH domain-containing protein: MSKEYFTKHLKEGEETVKIVRAYALSHLFQIIIIILLLILPFFFLFPLFQRGFWGVIGFFILLTVAIVITVRAVIIWYFNAFLITNKRIIDFDQRGLFNKTVSVATYDKIQDISFNKKGVFSTIFNYGTIVIQTAGANANLEIRNVFEPEKIQDIIMEIQKESLQKERVGKEEMSAAELIDILEQTKEKLGKERFNRFIKSQDNNSLTAEEQNETEGEQEK; the protein is encoded by the coding sequence ATGTCTAAAGAATATTTTACCAAACATCTCAAAGAAGGGGAAGAAACCGTAAAAATAGTCCGGGCATATGCTTTGAGTCATTTGTTTCAAATAATTATCATTATCCTATTGTTAATTCTGCCGTTCTTTTTTCTTTTTCCCTTGTTTCAGCGTGGATTTTGGGGTGTAATCGGATTTTTTATCCTGTTAACAGTTGCAATTGTCATTACCGTGCGAGCAGTGATTATTTGGTATTTCAATGCCTTTTTAATAACGAATAAACGAATCATCGATTTTGACCAGCGGGGTCTTTTTAATAAGACGGTTTCAGTTGCAACATATGACAAAATTCAGGATATTAGCTTTAATAAAAAGGGTGTCTTTTCAACGATTTTCAATTATGGTACTATTGTGATTCAGACTGCAGGAGCTAATGCGAACCTGGAAATTCGTAATGTGTTCGAACCGGAGAAAATCCAGGACATAATCATGGAAATTCAGAAAGAATCGCTGCAAAAAGAAAGGGTTGGTAAAGAAGAAATGTCGGCAGCTGAGCTGATAGATATTCTGGAGCAGACCAAGGAAAAACTCGGAAAAGAAAGATTTAACAGGTTCATCAAATCGCAGGACAATAATTCTTTAACAGCAGAAGAACAAAATGAGACAGAGGGTGAGCAAGAAAAATAA
- a CDS encoding ATP-binding protein: protein MVISAFGISSFITALLSLTQALFIFVKNRDLLINRSWIKANIAVSVWSFGLFFVVSSNSRQVAELAQNILDISAIAIPVFFLEFVVRLSNKEKKNRLLVRFAYVITILLSVFSFSPLFKQGVEPLGSFQFWINPGSLYILFPIYFVVLNSVSLLFLLIHYKKSSGVTRQQIKYVMIASAIGFVGGSTNFLPQISHLYPFGNFLVTLYIVIITYAITKYRLMDIRLVIRKAVFYIGMGIFVVSAYYLVAWSDYTSFGGPFTLGALLTAIVFAPLFLAGFVFMSKKLKQLSNKYFFASLYDYQETLDKFSKDVSSTINLPEVANVVVDTVQQTMRMDNVGLFVKNKHYEPMKIIGFNESNLTRMVTNSRCSDFISAIKKPLVYDELVRNAQNYNYSEEDIEYAKEQMKSQDVAVVLPLVSKGELISCIILGKKISRDAYTQEDMRLLESLANHAAISIENARLYNEIQGFNETLKYKVDDATKRLRELLKIKSDFLTVASHQLRTPTSIVRGMLSLVIEEKDLPNDERERFISQAYEGINRLERIIHELLNATELEGKKMRMDFKKVRIEHIIEEIVRGLLPLADQLKVKLVFDKPVRPIPKTLADPIKLKEAITNIIDNAVHYTAGGNVNISARRKENQIVIEVTDNGIGMSKNDLRSIFTKFTRGEGILQVHPNGTGLGLFIAKKMLEAMGGTITAESKGKNKGSKFTLTIPIK from the coding sequence ATGGTTATTAGTGCTTTTGGCATATCGAGTTTTATTACGGCATTATTAAGTCTTACTCAAGCTTTGTTTATATTTGTTAAGAATCGAGATTTATTAATAAATCGTTCATGGATTAAAGCAAATATTGCAGTTAGTGTATGGAGCTTTGGTTTATTCTTTGTTGTTTCATCGAATTCAAGGCAAGTTGCTGAATTAGCTCAAAATATTCTGGATATTTCTGCAATAGCGATCCCAGTATTCTTTTTAGAGTTTGTTGTAAGATTATCGAATAAAGAGAAAAAGAATAGACTATTAGTTCGGTTTGCATATGTAATAACAATTCTTTTATCTGTATTTAGTTTTTCGCCACTATTCAAACAGGGAGTGGAACCATTGGGGAGTTTTCAGTTTTGGATAAATCCCGGAAGTTTATATATATTATTTCCAATATATTTTGTGGTATTGAATTCAGTATCGTTATTATTTCTGTTAATCCACTACAAAAAATCATCAGGTGTAACAAGGCAACAAATCAAATATGTTATGATTGCAAGTGCTATTGGCTTTGTTGGTGGATCGACAAATTTCCTTCCGCAAATTTCTCATCTTTACCCATTTGGTAATTTTCTTGTAACACTTTATATAGTTATAATTACGTATGCAATAACTAAATATCGCCTGATGGATATCCGATTGGTAATCAGGAAAGCGGTGTTTTATATTGGTATGGGAATATTTGTTGTTAGTGCATATTACTTGGTGGCATGGTCAGATTACACCAGTTTCGGTGGTCCGTTTACCCTTGGCGCATTACTGACTGCTATTGTTTTTGCACCTTTGTTTTTAGCTGGATTCGTCTTTATGAGCAAAAAACTGAAGCAACTGAGCAATAAATACTTTTTTGCCAGCCTTTATGACTATCAGGAAACGCTGGACAAATTTTCAAAAGATGTATCTTCCACAATCAACTTGCCGGAAGTCGCAAATGTTGTGGTTGATACTGTCCAGCAAACCATGAGGATGGATAATGTCGGTCTTTTTGTAAAGAATAAGCATTATGAACCGATGAAGATAATTGGTTTCAATGAATCAAACCTAACCAGGATGGTTACAAATTCCCGTTGCAGTGATTTTATATCCGCAATCAAAAAACCGCTGGTCTATGACGAACTGGTTCGGAATGCACAGAATTATAATTATTCGGAGGAAGATATTGAATATGCTAAAGAACAGATGAAAAGCCAGGACGTTGCTGTTGTACTGCCGCTAGTTTCTAAAGGTGAATTAATCTCTTGTATTATTCTAGGCAAAAAAATATCACGTGACGCATATACCCAGGAAGATATGAGACTGCTTGAATCGCTCGCTAACCACGCGGCAATCTCAATTGAAAACGCGCGGTTGTATAATGAGATACAGGGTTTCAATGAAACACTCAAATACAAAGTTGATGACGCGACGAAACGCTTGAGGGAACTTTTGAAAATCAAGTCAGACTTTCTTACCGTTGCATCACATCAATTAAGGACGCCAACCAGCATTGTACGCGGAATGCTTTCACTTGTTATTGAAGAAAAAGATCTACCGAATGACGAGAGGGAAAGATTTATCTCGCAGGCTTATGAGGGGATCAACCGTTTGGAAAGAATTATTCATGAATTACTGAATGCCACGGAGCTGGAAGGCAAAAAAATGCGGATGGATTTCAAGAAAGTCAGAATTGAACATATTATAGAAGAAATTGTGCGCGGTTTGTTGCCGCTGGCGGACCAATTAAAAGTGAAACTAGTTTTTGATAAGCCGGTTCGGCCAATTCCGAAAACGCTTGCGGATCCAATCAAACTTAAAGAGGCGATTACAAATATTATTGACAATGCGGTTCATTACACTGCGGGAGGGAATGTAAACATATCGGCGCGCAGAAAAGAAAATCAGATCGTGATTGAAGTTACAGATAACGGAATCGGAATGAGCAAGAATGACTTAAGATCGATATTCACAAAATTCACCCGCGGAGAGGGGATATTACAAGTCCATCCAAACGGCACGGGTTTGGGATTATTTATTGCCAAGAAGATGCTGGAGGCAATGGGTGGAACAATTACCGCTGAAAGCAAGGGTAAGAACAAAGGCAGTAAATTTACTTTAACAATACCTATTAAATAG
- the lepA gene encoding translation elongation factor 4: MTEKTNIRNFCIIAHIDHGKSTLADRLLEFTGTVEKRKMKEQLLDRMDLERERGITIKLQPVRMDYQFNQKEYILNLIDTPGHVDFGYEVSRSLSAVEGALLLVDATQGIEAQTLANLYQAIDQDLTIIPIINKIDLPNADIDRVSKELSHLLGIDPAEIILASAKTGVGVPEILKRIIEVIPEPAESKLDSLRALIFDSYYDEYQGVVSLIRIVDGTLKKGDEIYLPATGKKGATLDIGVLRPDLNSKESLSAGEIGYVVTGLKTVKDCRVGDTIMLLDHEPDLEPLPGYKEVKPMVYAGFFPKEGDDSGKLREALEKLHLSDSAFDYVPEKSTGLGLGFRCGFLGILHLDIIQERLNREYGLEIIVSVPSVAYHVTLKSNEKVTITSPADFPDEETILQIEEPWMKVDLVTPAKYQGALMDLVLAKRGTYETTEYLEMERIILHFEMPLTSLIVDFYDKLKSVTQGYASMNYEFFGYHEAKIRRLDIVVNGDVVEALATFVYEDSSHVTARRVVSTLKDAIPKQLIEIRIQGVLGYQKQKGTHIAGGKVIASERISPLRKDVTAKLYGGDVTRKRKLLEKQKKGKKKMRSFGKVDIPSKVYLSVLKGK, translated from the coding sequence ATGACTGAAAAAACAAATATCAGAAATTTCTGTATCATTGCTCACATTGACCATGGTAAATCTACTTTAGCTGACCGTCTCTTGGAATTTACTGGTACAGTGGAAAAGAGGAAAATGAAGGAGCAGCTTTTAGACCGGATGGATCTGGAAAGGGAGCGTGGTATCACCATCAAATTACAGCCGGTTAGGATGGATTATCAGTTTAATCAGAAAGAATACATTTTAAATCTGATTGATACACCCGGTCATGTGGACTTCGGGTATGAGGTTTCCCGGTCACTATCCGCCGTTGAGGGGGCACTTCTTTTGGTGGATGCGACGCAGGGGATTGAAGCACAGACGCTAGCCAATTTGTATCAGGCGATTGACCAGGACCTGACGATTATCCCGATCATCAATAAAATAGATTTGCCGAATGCCGACATTGACAGAGTATCAAAAGAATTATCCCATTTACTAGGTATTGATCCGGCGGAAATAATCCTAGCATCGGCGAAAACCGGAGTAGGGGTTCCGGAAATTTTGAAAAGAATTATCGAAGTTATTCCGGAGCCGGCAGAGAGCAAGTTGGATTCTCTGCGCGCCCTTATTTTTGATTCATACTATGACGAGTATCAGGGTGTAGTTTCATTGATCAGGATTGTTGACGGCACCCTGAAAAAAGGCGACGAAATATATTTACCGGCAACCGGAAAAAAAGGTGCAACACTGGATATCGGGGTTCTAAGACCTGATTTAAATTCCAAAGAATCTCTTTCTGCCGGGGAAATCGGATATGTCGTCACCGGACTTAAAACAGTCAAGGACTGCCGGGTAGGCGATACGATCATGCTTCTGGATCATGAACCGGACCTGGAGCCGCTGCCGGGCTATAAAGAGGTGAAACCGATGGTCTATGCGGGTTTCTTTCCTAAAGAGGGCGATGATTCCGGAAAACTAAGGGAGGCACTAGAAAAACTGCATCTCAGCGATTCCGCTTTTGATTATGTACCGGAGAAATCAACGGGACTGGGCTTGGGATTCCGCTGCGGGTTTTTAGGAATTCTGCATTTAGATATCATTCAAGAGAGACTGAACAGAGAATACGGGTTGGAAATAATCGTATCCGTCCCATCCGTCGCCTATCATGTTACTTTAAAAAGCAATGAAAAAGTTACAATCACCAGTCCGGCAGATTTTCCGGACGAGGAAACAATCCTTCAGATTGAAGAACCATGGATGAAAGTGGATTTGGTTACTCCGGCGAAATACCAGGGTGCTTTAATGGATTTAGTTTTAGCTAAAAGGGGGACATATGAAACTACTGAGTATCTGGAGATGGAAAGGATTATTCTGCATTTTGAAATGCCCCTTACTTCACTGATTGTTGATTTTTATGATAAACTAAAAAGCGTAACCCAAGGTTATGCTTCGATGAATTATGAGTTTTTTGGTTATCACGAGGCTAAAATCCGCAGACTGGATATCGTGGTAAATGGGGATGTGGTTGAGGCACTGGCAACCTTTGTTTATGAGGATTCCTCGCATGTAACAGCCCGCCGGGTAGTCAGTACTTTAAAGGATGCTATTCCGAAACAACTGATCGAAATCCGGATTCAGGGAGTGCTGGGATATCAAAAACAGAAGGGTACTCACATAGCTGGTGGAAAAGTCATTGCCTCTGAAAGAATATCACCGCTCCGAAAAGACGTTACGGCGAAGCTGTACGGTGGAGATGTCACCAGAAAAAGAAAGCTTCTGGAAAAACAGAAGAAAGGAAAGAAGAAAATGCGTTCTTTCGGCAAAGTTGATATTCCTTCAAAAGTGTATCTGTCGGTATTGAAAGGAAAATAG
- a CDS encoding septum formation initiator family protein, with translation MRQRVSKKNNLKRFLPSRLFLIVGIAVLVLFSVSLGKEVIRRYEVNKDIQTLEKDVAELEKQNTELSELIEYLNTDSFKEKEARTKLGMAKAGEKVVVIPDVTVAEDNATELVGAPENVEELSNPERWVAYFFNQ, from the coding sequence ATGAGACAGAGGGTGAGCAAGAAAAATAATCTAAAAAGATTTCTACCATCCCGCTTATTTCTAATAGTTGGGATTGCCGTGCTAGTATTGTTCTCTGTATCGCTGGGTAAAGAAGTAATCAGACGCTACGAGGTGAATAAAGATATCCAAACGCTCGAAAAAGATGTGGCCGAACTAGAAAAACAGAATACTGAATTATCCGAACTAATAGAATATTTAAATACAGACAGTTTTAAGGAAAAAGAAGCTCGCACTAAGCTCGGGATGGCAAAAGCAGGGGAAAAGGTAGTAGTCATTCCTGATGTAACGGTTGCAGAAGATAATGCAACTGAATTAGTGGGAGCTCCAGAAAACGTAGAGGAATTATCTAATCCTGAACGCTGGGTAGCATATTTTTTTAATCAATAA
- a CDS encoding asparaginase domain-containing protein, protein MPTPRKKIGLIILGGTVLSEESSDKNAVTVKGDIKPWLAKMPEINIMAEIEPIFILGEKDNEPDLNHWIKLGKIIADRIDEFDGFVVTHHVHSLLAAACALSFMLLNVAKPVVFTGSQIPFMLAKKKTDKKILKKYKGLGIKANLINALQIAIQGPAEVSIMFGNKLVRANQAHITKSLSLNLFDAPLKAVLATIDFGIKISEHAHADNNGTLIFSANFDDNVSVVDFNSEQNADYLKWVLEKKPNGIIIQTHNPESALELLKKLIPESYDMPIVIHTDIPYSNSANASYILIDNMTFEATLMKLKWALGQTKNRKKIAILMKENVASELLEGEE, encoded by the coding sequence ATGCCCACACCTCGCAAAAAAATTGGCTTAATCATCTTGGGCGGAACAGTATTATCGGAAGAAAGTTCTGATAAAAATGCTGTGACCGTCAAAGGTGATATCAAACCCTGGCTCGCCAAAATGCCGGAGATTAATATCATGGCAGAAATCGAGCCGATTTTTATTTTGGGTGAAAAGGACAACGAACCGGATCTAAATCATTGGATTAAGCTTGGCAAAATCATCGCGGACAGAATTGATGAATTCGACGGATTTGTTGTCACCCACCACGTCCACTCACTACTTGCGGCTGCCTGCGCGCTCTCTTTTATGCTGTTGAACGTTGCCAAACCAGTGGTATTTACCGGATCACAGATTCCTTTCATGCTAGCAAAGAAAAAAACGGACAAAAAGATTTTGAAAAAATATAAAGGACTGGGCATCAAGGCTAATCTGATTAACGCTCTGCAGATAGCCATCCAGGGACCGGCTGAAGTTTCCATCATGTTCGGTAACAAGCTGGTCCGGGCTAATCAGGCACATATTACAAAGAGCCTGAGTCTAAATCTGTTTGATGCTCCGTTGAAAGCCGTACTGGCAACTATTGATTTCGGTATCAAGATATCAGAGCACGCACATGCTGACAATAATGGCACTTTAATATTTAGTGCAAATTTTGACGATAATGTTTCGGTAGTAGATTTCAACTCCGAGCAAAACGCGGATTATTTGAAATGGGTGCTCGAAAAGAAACCCAACGGCATAATTATTCAGACCCACAATCCCGAATCTGCCCTGGAACTGTTAAAAAAACTGATTCCGGAGAGCTATGACATGCCGATTGTGATCCATACCGACATACCGTATTCCAATAGTGCCAACGCCTCGTATATTCTCATTGACAATATGACTTTTGAGGCTACGCTCATGAAGCTCAAATGGGCGCTTGGTCAAACAAAAAACCGCAAGAAAATTGCTATTTTAATGAAGGAAAATGTTGCTTCAGAATTATTGGAGGGAGAAGAATAA
- a CDS encoding histidine kinase N-terminal 7TM domain-containing protein, with the protein MKYHGIILMVIGILELILGISFLTKKRIGEAVRWYTLLIFSVSLWVLTNAVAALNDSYVIQHFFIEMTYISGGFIAITFLLFTYNFPSVKKIISPIKTFLLFLPAIINIFIILLTHTYVKGIEIINGSIREDFDFMIYIFSAYFLIFWSWGMWNIIDSYRKADGYHRWLLKYLLVGIAISATLGITADIILPLINVTFPGRNFIGAEFSIVWLGFTSYILYKKA; encoded by the coding sequence ATGAAATATCACGGCATAATATTAATGGTAATTGGGATATTAGAACTAATACTTGGCATCAGTTTTCTAACAAAGAAAAGAATTGGCGAAGCTGTGCGTTGGTACACCCTTCTCATATTTAGTGTGTCTTTGTGGGTATTGACTAATGCTGTTGCCGCACTGAATGACAGTTATGTTATCCAGCATTTTTTTATCGAAATGACTTACATTAGCGGCGGTTTTATTGCTATAACCTTTTTGCTTTTCACTTACAATTTCCCGTCAGTAAAAAAGATTATTTCACCAATTAAAACATTTTTACTTTTCTTACCCGCAATAATTAATATTTTTATTATTTTATTGACGCATACTTATGTTAAAGGAATCGAAATTATAAATGGCAGTATACGAGAAGATTTTGATTTTATGATCTACATATTTTCGGCATATTTTTTAATTTTCTGGTCCTGGGGAATGTGGAATATTATTGATTCCTATAGAAAAGCGGATGGCTATCATCGATGGTTATTAAAATATCTCCTGGTGGGAATTGCCATATCCGCAACACTTGGAATTACTGCGGACATTATTTTACCACTCATTAATGTTACATTCCCCGGCAGGAATTTTATAGGTGCGGAATTCTCTATCGTGTGGCTTGGTTTTACCTCATATATTCTTTATAAAAAAGCATAG
- a CDS encoding HAD-IB family hydrolase, which translates to MKTKKILWRVIKFLISPLFRKWIGSVNGAENIPKYGGLVLASNHESFFDFLLLSSALKRDISFLAAEKFFKSKAWRPLMILSGQIPIDRYTSVYQGEAISRAIGLLRNGKIVGIFPEGSRSDNGELRKAYTGVARLALTAKVPIIPVGLVGTFEILPKAGKFPKLRKCHINVGEPIFLDPYFGREYENHILRKLTDHVMHKISDLSKERYIHARRNVPKLLNEDRPEMKVVFFDVDRTIVDDQTQKLFIKYLNSKHYISKWIVTKLSLYFLLYKFHLLPNVDDVRKKAYKVISGWRVEDLKRISNEFFNEVIIKHIHKEAFEKIIEHKKTGDIIVLFSASWDFLIEPLRNYLDVPYIIATRIKSEEGKFSGELLSGAVYGKNKTILAQRFLEKCNVNRMNSIAYGDHHSDLPLLEYVNYPIVVNPDIRLKKIAQKRSWVIYDWSELNGY; encoded by the coding sequence ATGAAGACAAAGAAAATATTATGGAGGGTAATAAAATTCCTAATAAGTCCATTATTCAGGAAGTGGATTGGATCAGTTAATGGCGCTGAAAATATTCCAAAATATGGTGGTCTAGTGTTGGCATCAAATCATGAAAGTTTTTTTGATTTTTTACTACTTTCGTCGGCGCTCAAAAGAGATATTAGCTTTTTAGCAGCCGAAAAGTTTTTTAAAAGTAAGGCTTGGCGTCCATTAATGATTCTATCGGGACAAATTCCAATTGATCGGTATACAAGTGTCTATCAGGGGGAAGCTATTTCGAGGGCAATAGGTTTGTTAAGAAATGGTAAAATTGTCGGAATATTCCCTGAAGGGAGCAGATCAGATAATGGAGAGCTTAGAAAAGCTTATACGGGAGTTGCTCGCTTGGCATTAACTGCAAAAGTTCCAATCATTCCAGTCGGTTTAGTTGGTACATTTGAAATATTACCAAAGGCAGGAAAATTTCCAAAGCTAAGAAAATGTCATATTAATGTTGGGGAGCCAATTTTTCTTGATCCATATTTTGGTAGAGAATATGAAAATCATATATTAAGAAAATTAACAGATCATGTGATGCATAAAATATCAGATTTATCAAAGGAAAGATATATACATGCCAGAAGAAATGTTCCTAAGTTATTAAATGAAGATCGTCCCGAAATGAAAGTAGTTTTTTTTGACGTTGATAGAACAATTGTGGATGATCAGACTCAAAAATTGTTTATAAAATATTTGAATTCTAAACATTACATTTCAAAATGGATTGTAACAAAATTATCTCTTTATTTTCTTTTGTATAAATTTCATCTTTTACCAAACGTTGATGATGTTAGAAAGAAAGCATATAAGGTTATTAGTGGGTGGAGAGTGGAAGATTTAAAAAGAATTAGCAATGAATTTTTTAATGAGGTTATTATTAAACACATTCACAAAGAAGCTTTTGAAAAAATCATTGAACATAAAAAAACTGGCGATATAATTGTTTTGTTTTCTGCATCCTGGGATTTTCTTATTGAGCCACTACGAAATTATTTAGATGTTCCATATATAATAGCGACTCGAATTAAATCAGAAGAAGGGAAATTCAGTGGTGAGCTTCTAAGTGGTGCTGTCTATGGTAAGAATAAAACAATTCTTGCACAGAGATTTCTTGAAAAATGTAATGTTAATAGGATGAATTCAATCGCATACGGTGATCATCATTCTGATTTACCTTTGCTCGAATATGTAAATTATCCTATAGTTGTTAATCCCGATATAAGATTAAAAAAAATTGCTCAAAAAAGGTCGTGGGTAATATATGATTGGAGTGAATTAAATGGTTATTAG
- a CDS encoding response regulator has product MASKAGKKILLVEDEPSLVSMYQAAFRNSTYELLVATNASGGLKLAQENGVSLVLLDVIIPEAEGKVIEFSKRVGFNLLGRLKKDPKTKNIPVITLTNLDSPEDRKKASSLGAVDYLIKANFLPKEVVETAKKVLNKK; this is encoded by the coding sequence ATGGCATCAAAGGCGGGTAAAAAAATATTATTAGTGGAAGATGAGCCAAGCTTAGTTTCGATGTATCAGGCTGCTTTTCGTAATTCCACATATGAGCTTTTAGTTGCTACTAATGCATCCGGCGGATTAAAACTTGCTCAGGAAAACGGTGTCTCGTTAGTTCTATTGGATGTTATTATCCCTGAAGCGGAGGGAAAAGTAATAGAATTCAGCAAAAGAGTAGGATTTAATTTATTGGGACGATTAAAAAAAGATCCAAAGACAAAGAATATCCCGGTCATTACCCTGACCAATCTGGACAGTCCGGAAGACAGAAAAAAAGCCAGCAGTTTAGGAGCGGTGGATTATTTGATTAAAGCAAACTTTCTGCCGAAAGAAGTGGTAGAAACAGCAAAAAAGGTTTTAAACAAAAAATAA
- a CDS encoding alpha/beta fold hydrolase — MKIVENEDQVIESGKAFKYNGGGDSAVLLIHGFTGNPFSMRILGSFLADRGIDAYGVRLAGHGTDVENLAQTDYRDWQESVRVAFNQVREKYKHISIVGLSFGGNLAFNLTRCYPDTIDKIVTIGTPILLKKARLNRYVVPYVKRFKKYYKKEWVKDMSSDTEFMKRTYDRIPLDSYASFIYFINNFTKNELPHVLVPTLIIHSQDDVVIPPESAELIYNMLGSKEKELYWLKDSYHDPLMDEVTDTLLEKIYQFLIKKPA, encoded by the coding sequence ATGAAAATTGTAGAAAACGAGGATCAAGTTATTGAATCCGGTAAAGCATTCAAATATAACGGTGGAGGAGACTCTGCCGTTTTGTTAATACATGGATTCACAGGCAACCCTTTCAGCATGCGGATATTGGGTAGTTTTCTGGCTGACAGGGGAATTGACGCCTATGGTGTCAGGCTTGCCGGTCACGGCACAGATGTTGAAAATTTAGCGCAGACCGATTATCGCGATTGGCAGGAATCAGTACGTGTGGCTTTTAATCAGGTAAGAGAAAAATACAAACACATTTCAATTGTCGGACTTTCCTTTGGCGGGAATCTGGCTTTTAACCTGACCAGGTGTTATCCCGATACGATTGATAAGATTGTTACAATCGGCACTCCTATTTTGTTAAAAAAGGCCCGTCTCAACCGCTATGTTGTGCCGTATGTCAAAAGATTCAAAAAGTATTACAAGAAAGAATGGGTTAAGGATATGAGTTCAGATACCGAATTTATGAAGCGGACATACGACCGGATTCCGCTTGATAGCTATGCGAGTTTCATCTATTTTATCAATAATTTCACGAAAAACGAACTACCGCATGTGCTAGTACCTACTTTAATTATTCATTCTCAGGATGATGTGGTTATACCACCTGAGAGCGCTGAACTGATTTACAATATGCTGGGATCAAAGGAAAAAGAGCTTTATTGGCTCAAGGATTCCTATCATGATCCTTTGATGGATGAAGTGACTGATACGCTTTTGGAAAAAATTTACCAGTTTTTAATAAAAAAACCGGCATAG
- a CDS encoding peptidylprolyl isomerase, with protein sequence MPNKTSQNKKTENIKAVEKSDSEEVLKNPEKKIIKKPATKAVEEKPVSVNTDQEKKLTVDDGKLKPKKKKHKKAIILSVIIILVVILGGLATVGIGVYKYKWNNQFTESITNTLPYPAALVNNKIVKYSDFQSDVEALQFFYGKQKELYPDQAVDFTVDEVRKNVMDRLIEDELASQIAVQKGVSVTQEEVNSEFDLIVSQAASKEEVEKTILDLYGWTPEQFKDKVLYKFLLRSKLETKITEDASVIAEPKARAEEALAKIKSGEITFADAAKQYSDDTTAENGGELGYFGRGEMVTEFEDAAFALEAGGVSEIVKTQFGYHIIKVDEKVMQGEGDEAKEVVKASHILVRFPSIDDWLTGEVAKAKIYRLVKI encoded by the coding sequence ATGCCTAATAAGACATCGCAAAATAAGAAAACGGAAAATATTAAAGCAGTTGAAAAGTCAGATTCCGAGGAAGTGCTAAAAAATCCGGAAAAAAAGATTATAAAAAAACCTGCAACAAAAGCTGTCGAAGAGAAGCCGGTTTCGGTAAACACTGATCAAGAAAAGAAACTGACTGTTGATGATGGAAAATTGAAACCCAAGAAAAAGAAGCATAAAAAGGCTATTATCCTTTCTGTTATTATAATTCTAGTTGTTATCTTAGGTGGATTAGCGACAGTGGGAATTGGCGTTTATAAGTACAAATGGAATAACCAGTTTACGGAGTCAATCACAAATACACTGCCCTATCCGGCAGCTCTGGTCAATAACAAGATCGTAAAATATTCTGATTTTCAATCGGATGTTGAAGCGCTTCAATTCTTTTACGGAAAACAGAAGGAATTGTATCCGGATCAGGCAGTTGATTTCACTGTCGATGAAGTAAGGAAAAATGTAATGGACCGTTTAATTGAGGATGAATTAGCGTCACAAATAGCGGTTCAAAAAGGGGTCTCAGTTACGCAGGAAGAAGTAAACAGTGAATTTGATCTGATAGTCAGCCAGGCAGCATCAAAAGAAGAGGTAGAAAAAACGATTTTGGATCTTTATGGATGGACACCTGAACAGTTTAAGGACAAAGTACTGTACAAATTTTTACTTCGCAGTAAATTGGAAACGAAAATAACTGAAGATGCCTCAGTCATTGCAGAACCGAAAGCAAGGGCGGAAGAAGCATTAGCTAAGATAAAAAGCGGAGAAATAACTTTTGCCGATGCTGCAAAGCAATATAGCGATGATACTACTGCAGAAAACGGCGGGGAGCTCGGATATTTTGGCAGAGGAGAAATGGTGACGGAATTTGAAGACGCAGCCTTCGCACTGGAGGCCGGCGGGGTGAGTGAGATTGTTAAGACTCAGTTTGGTTATCACATTATCAAAGTTGATGAAAAGGTTATGCAGGGTGAAGGCGACGAGGCTAAAGAGGTGGTAAAAGCAAGTCACATCCTGGTACGTTTCCCGTCGATTGACGACTGGCTAACCGGTGAAGTTGCTAAAGCAAAGATCTATCGTTTGGTAAAAATATAA